The genomic segment CTGATTTCCCTTACCTTTTCACTATGAGTATATACTTCCATACCTTCTTCTACATTTAAAGTACAAGAAGTAGGTAAGTTACTGAATCCTTCAACTTCAACTATACATAATCTACAAGCACCATGTGGCTCTAAAACTTCATTATAACAAAGAGTAGGTATCTCTATACCAAGCTCCTTACAGGCTTCAAGAACAGTATAATCTTCAGGTACCTCTACTTCCTTACTATTAATGGAAAGTTGAACCATTATAATTTAAACCTCCCTCCACTTTTGCTTCTAATTTGCCGAATTCTCCAATTTATCCATAACTTCTTCAAGCTCTAATGCTTCCTTCCATTCAACTGCAACAAACTTTCCATCCTTCTTCAAATATGGTTCTTCTACTTCCTCTACATTCTCAAATTCTGTCCAGAGTCTTCCTTTTAAGCATAGCGGTCTTCCTTCACCCGGGGCCTTAGCTTCTACCCCTATGTTTTTACCGTCTTTTTTGAGTAGATTGAATTCACAGCCATGTTCACATACATTACATGTAATTGCCTCTTTTTCTACTTCCCAACTTCTTGGCTTTTCCATATTTCTTTTATCTATCAAGGCACCAGTTGGACAGACTGAAACACATCGATTACAGGAAACACAACCTGATTCCTCCAGCGTCATATCTGCATCAGCTGCAATCTTAGTTTCAAAGCCTCGATCAGCAAAAGTCAATACCTGACGTTCTGAAACTTGCTCACAGACTCTAACACATTTACCACATAATATGCATTTTGCTTCATCTCTTAAAATGTAGGGACTTGAAGTATCTACTATTCTTTCTCTTGTCTCTCCATCATGCTCTCTAAATTTAACATCATATCTATAAGCATAATCCTGCAGCAGACATTCGCCAGCTTGTTCACAGACTAAACAATCATTAACATGATTATCTAACAGCAATTGCAGTATCTCTTTTCTTGTACTTACAACTTTTTCACTTTCAGTCTGAACCACCATTCCTTCTGCTACTGTTGTTGCACAAGAAGCCTTAAGGTCATCACTACCCTCTATTTCAACTACACATAGCCTACAGGAACCAACTACTTCTAAACTAGAATCATAACATAAAGCTGGAATATCTATATCCATGCTCTCTGCAGCCTCAAGAATACTATAATCTGCCGGCACTGTAACCTGCTGCTCATTTATCGTTAAAGTAACACTCTCCACTCAATTCACCTCCAAATCATTCCTTAACTATAGCATCAAATGGACAGACATCCACACAGGCTCCACACTTAATACATTCATCTACATCTATGGTATGCTGCTCTTTAGCCTCTCCACTAATAGCATCGGCTGGACACTCATCTACACACTTAGTACATCCTTCACAGTCATCGGTAATCTTATAATCCAATAAGGCTTCACATGCACCGGCAGGACATGTCTGTTCCTCAACATGGGCTTCATACTCATCTCTAAAGTATCTTAAAGTTGATAGAACCGGATTAGGTGCTGTCTGACCTAAACCACATAAGGAAGCAGTCTTAATTGTTTCAGCTAAACTCTCTAATTTATCGATATCAGCCAATGTGCCTTCACCATCAGTAATCTTTTCTAATATCTCTAGCATTCTTTTGGTACCTTCTCGACAAGGAGTACACTTCCCACAGGATTCTGATACTGTAAAGTTAAGAAAGAATCGAGCTACATCTACCATACAGGTATCTTCATCCATTACAACCAATCCACCAGAGCCCATCATTGCTCCAGCATCAAGTAAAGAATCATAGTCAATTGGTAAATCCAGCTTCTCTTCAGGAAGACAGCCGCCAGAAGGACCTCCAATCTGAACTGCTTTAAAATCTTTACCTTCATCAATACCGCCGCCGATATCATCAATAATTTCTCTCATTGTAATTCCCATAGGAACTTCAGCCAAACCAGTATTATTGATCTTTCCTGTCAAGGCAAAGACTTTAGTTCCTTTACTATCTTCAGTACCTATTTCACTAAAAGCTTCAGCACCATTATTGATAATCTCCGGAACATTCCCATAAGTTTCTACATTATTAATATTTGTCGGTTTGCCCCACAGTCCTTTTTGAGCTGGAAAAGGCGGTCGAGGTCTAGGCATTCCCCGTTCTCCCTCAATTGAAGCCATTAAAGCCGTCTCTTCACCACAAACAAAAGCACCGGCTCCTGCTTTAATCTGTAGATCAAAGCTAAAGTCTGTTCCGAAAAGATTCTCTCCTAATAAGCCATGCTCGTTAGCCTGATCAATTGCTTTCTCCAGACGTTCAATAGCCAATGGATATTCTGCACGAACATAAATATATCCTTCATCTGCTCCAATAGCATATCCAGCAATAATCATGCCTTCAAGCAGTTTATGCGGATCCCCTTCTAATAAACTACGATCCATAAAAGCACCTGGATCACCTTCATCAGCATTACAGATAATATACTTCTTATCCCCCTCAGCATCATAAGCAAACTGCCACTTAACGCCTGTCGGAAAACCGCCTCCACCGCGTCCACGAAGGCCGGATTTTTTAATTTCATCGATTACTTCCTGTGGCTCCATTGTTGTTAAGACTTCTCCTACTGCCTGATAACCATCCTGAGCAATATATTCTTCAATACTTTCAGGATTGATCTTACCACAGTTGGATAATACTACCCGCTGCTGTTTCTCATAGAAATCTATATCCTGATAGGACGGAATATTCTCTTTTGTCATCGGCTCCTTATAAAGCAGCCTCTCTAATATTCTCCCCTTTAGAATATGCTCTTCTACCAGCTCTTCTAAATCCTCGGGCTGGACCTCACAGTAGAATACTCCTTCAGGATATACAATTAAGATCGGCCCCTTTTCACAGAAACCGTGGCATCCTGTTTCGACAATCTTAATTTCATTTGTCAAACCCTGTTTATCCAGTTCTTCCTTTAAAGCCTCCTGTACTTCTTCACAGCCTGATGAAACACAGCCTGTACCTCCACATACTAAGATATGTGATCTATAAATAGACTCTGACATTATCTATTACCTCCTTTAAAGCCTGATAATTAATCTTCTAATTTAGCTACTACCAGCTCCTCTACGATATTACCATTAACCACATGTTCACTGATAATCCGCCGAGCAGCTTCCTTAGTTACTTCACCATAGGTAATTCTATTCTTTCCCGATAGCTGAACATCGACCAACGGTTCCTTTTCACACATACCTATACAGCCGGTCTGGGTTACCACTACATCCAGCTTTCGCTTATCTATCTCTTCTAACAGCACCTGCATAATCTCTCTTGCTCCAGCAGCAATACCACAGGTCCCCATTCCGACAATTACTTTAGGCTTGCCGTCTGCCTTTCTTGTCTTGAGATCTTGTTGGACCTTTTCTTTTAATTCATTTAATTCATCCAAGGATTTCATGGGTTAGTCACCTCCAAAGTTAGGTTAATAAATTTCGGTTATCATTTGTACTTATTCATACTCGGCTAATATTTCTGGTACTTGGTCAGGAGTTAATCGACCGTGGGTATCGTCGTTGATCATAATTACTGGAGCTAAACCACAGGCACCGATGCAGGCAACTGATTCTAAAGTAAACTTAAGATCTTCGGTGGTTTCTCCATCATCAATTCCTAATTCCTCCTGAATCTTCTCCAGAATCTTTTCACCACCGCGCACATGACAAGCAGTTCCCATACAGACTCTAATTACATTTTCACCGCGAGGATTTAAATGAAATTGAGAATAGAAAGTTGTTACTCCATAGATTTTACTGAGGGAAACTCCTAAATTCTCAGACAATTCTTTTAAAACCTGCTGTGGCAGATAGCCATATTCTTCCTGTATAGCCTGTAGAATAGGAATCAAATTCTTCTTTTTCATTTTATAACCTGCTAAAATATCTCTTAATGGTGCTAGATACTCTTCTCTACTCTTTTCTGAATTTTTACATTGACATGCCATTACAGAGTACCTCCTCAACTATTTATAATCTTTGCTTCTATGCAGCTTCTCTGTACTTATTCAATAATTAAATATATAACTTATTAGACTATAGCTTACTACTCACCCCCCCTTGATATTATCCAACTATAACAAATATATCCTCAAATTATTCATCTATATATTACATATTAAAAAATCCTCTTAATATTTATAATTTTTTAAATCATTATATAAATAATCTCACTAAACTAATATTATAAACTTAACCTAGTCAGCTTCTCCATCCAAATCATAGATTTAGATGAAGCTTGCTAAGTTCAGATATGCTCATCATATCCTAAAGAATATTAGCAAGTTTTGCACCTTCTTAAACCTACAAATTGGTGATTCAGATTAAAGAAAGTAACGGGTTCGCCTGACAAGATTACGCCCATCCTTACTGTAAAAAAAATAAGAGCTACGAGTTACCTCGTATGCTATCTTTTAAATAGCTCGTTGAGCAATATTTACTGAAGCATTATAATCAGCATTTAACTTGTGTCCATTAGGACATACAAACTCACCTTGGCTTTTTCTATTACCTTTTTTACCACAAATCGTATTTATATAAAGTTTATAAAATTTCTCTTTATTCTGTTGTTTTTTTAATCCTGAGATAAATGATAAGCTAAACTAATTAATCCAATCGATAGATCTTCATCCTTTAATTCAATCTCCTGAGGAACCTTTAAATGAGTAGGAGCAAAATTCCATAAAGCTTCAACACCTGCGTCAATTAAATCATCAGCAATACTTTGAGCATGCTCAGCCGGCACAACAATAATTCCCACTTTTATTCCATTCTCTTTGACCACTTCTTGTAACTTACTTACATCATGGATTTTTAAGCCAGCAAACTTCTTACCAATCTTATTGGGATCAGCATCAAATACATAATCAATCTTCAAACCTAATTTCCTAAATCCCCCATAATTTACTAACGCATGACCTAAGTTACCAGCACCAACTAAAGCCACTTCCCAAACCTGATCGAGTCCCAATATTTTTCTTAAATGCTTTAACAATACAGGCACTTCATAACCTACACCTCTCCGACCAAATTCTCCATAATAGGATAAATCTTTTCTTACCTGAGTAGAGGGAATACCGATCTTATCTCCTAATTCCTGAGAAGATATAATATCAACATTCATCTTATTTAATCTCTGCAGACAACGATAATAAATCGGCAACCTTTCTATTGTTGTAGTAGGGGTTATTGTCTTTTTCACTTTTTTCCTCCTTAAATATACATAAATATCAATACACAAATTATAATACATACCTTATTTAAATATAATACTAGATACTTTTTAAAAGTCCTTTTTTTCACAAGAAAATTACTAGCTGTTATTCATTTACATATAATAAGAAATACCATTATACTTTCATTATTCCAAATACAGAAATTAATTTCTAATTCTTAACTTCTTTACATAGTAAAAAAAATATATTATTATATTAACTAAATCTAGATTATCGAGGAGGATTAAATTTATCATGCTAAAACCAAACTATATAGACCCAGTAGCTTTTGAAATTGGACCTCTTACTATTCACTGGTATGGTATTATTATGGCTTTAGCCATCTTGCTAGGCTTAACTATTGCCTTAAAAGAAGCAAAAAGAAGGAACTTCAATCCAGACCTATTATTGGATTTAATTATTTTTGCCATTCCAGTTTCTATTATCAGCGCTAGAGCCTATTATGTTATCTTTGAATGGAATTACTACAGCCAGCATTTTTCAGAAATAATAGCTGTCTGGAAGGGAGGACTAGCCATTCATGGAGCTTTGATCGGAGCCACATTAACTGCCATAGTCTTTACAAAGATAAGGAAAGTTGATTTCTGGAAAATGGCCGATATTACTGCTCCTAGCTTAATCTTAGGCCAAGCTATTGGACGGTGGGGGAATTTTATCAACCAAGAAGCCTACGGCTATAAAACCGATTTGCCTTGGGCTATGTATATTGATGGAGCTTACCGCCATCCTACCTTTTTATATGAATCAATCTGGGATCTATTAATTTTTGGTTTTCTGTTATGGCTGCGAAAAAAAGAATGGATCAATAATGGCGATATATTCTTAAGCTATATCATAGGCTACTCTATCGGCCGTTTCTTCATTGAAGCCTTAAGAACTGATAGTCTAATGTTAGGACCTATTCGCGTAGCACAAGCAATTAGTCTTCTTTTAATAATTACTGCTGGAAGCTTAATTTACCAACATAGACAGAATAATCAGAAAAGAGCTGACTAATTGATTAGCCAGCTCTTTATATATACTAAAAATATTTAATTACTAATAATAAAAATGGTGGCAAGACCCGGATTCGAACCGGGGACACGAGGATTTTCAATCCACTGCTCTACCAACTGAGCTATCTCGCCACTCAACTTACATTTATACATAATACTATAAATCAATTATTTTGTCAATAGAATTGAATATTTTTTTACTCTAGCCGCGGAAAATTATTAAATAACCTCTCAGTTACCGCTCCCGGTCTGCCTGTGCCGATTAATCTACCGTCCATCTTAACTATAGGGATAATTTCTACTGATGTAACTGTAGCAAAGGCCTCATCAGCTGTATAGAAGTTATGTCTAGTTAAATCTTCTTCTTTAACTGTAATCCCCAATCTATCAGCCGTCTCCATTACTGTCTTACGGGTTATTCCAGCCAAAATTCCAGCTGAAAGAGGCGGAGTCTTTAAGATTTTATCTTTAACTATAAACAGATTACTGACTGTTCCTTCAGTTATAAACCCCTGCTGATTCAACATAATACCATCATCAGCTCCAGCTAATTTAGCCTCTGCTTTAGCCAAAATATTATTTAGAAAGTTACAGGACTTAATTCTTGGACTTACTGTCGCTACCTGGTTACGGCGGGTAGGCACAGTAATTACTTTCCAGCCTTCCTCATATAATTCCGGGCTAGGCGGAGTTAACGGCTTGGTAATAATCATTAATGTCGGCTCTATATCTACTGTCGGATCAATACCTATCCTGGCCTCTCCTCTCGAAAAGCTAATCCTAATATAGGCATCTTCACCTACTAACTCGTTTGCTCCTAGTGTTCTTTTAATTTCAGAAATCAACTCTTCCTTAGAATACGGTATCTCCAGTAAAATTGCCTGAGCTGAATCATAGAGCCGGTCTAAATGTTCATCTAATTTAAAGATCTTGTCTCCATAAGAACGCATTGTCTCAAAGATACCGTCACCGTAAAGATAACCACGGTCCAATGGCGAAATCCTTGCTTCCTCTACTGGAGATATCTCACCATTGATATTAACCTGCATAATCGATCACACTGCTGTCTAATTTAGGCACTTCTAAGAAGTTAGCCAGCAGGTCATGGCCGGCCTTAGTCAGAATTGATTCCGGATGGAACTGCAAACCGACAATATCATACTCTTTATGTCTGATCCCCATAATCTCTCCTGCCTCAGTATGGGCAGTAATTTCAAAGCAGTCAGGTATCGTCTCCCGCTCAATAATTAATGAATGATATCTAGTAGCTGTAAAAGGCGATTCAATTTTAGCAAAAACACCATCTTCATTATGATAGATTTCGGAAGTTTTGCCGTGCATCAGATTCTCAGCCCGTATAATATTACCACCAAAAACATGGCCGATACATTGATGTCCCAGACAGATACCTAAAATCGGCAGTCTATCTTTGAAATGTCTGATCACATCATTTGAAATTCCTGCTTCCAGTGGAGTACAGGGCCCGGGCGAAATAATAATCTTGTCGGGGTCTAATTCCTCAATTTCTTCAATTGTTATCTTATCATTTCGATGAACCTCAATATCTACCCCCAACTGGCCGCAGTACTGAACCAAATTATAGGTAAAAGAATCATAATTATCAATCATTAAGATCACTGAATATCCCCCTCTTCTACTAACGTAATTGTCTTCAGCAGCGCTTCAGCCTTCTTAAGTGATTCCTCATACTCCTTTTCGGGAATCGAATCATCGACAATACCAGCGCCGGCCTGAATATAGGCTCTGCCATCTTTGATCACCATTGTCCTGATAACTATATTCAGTTCCATTTCCTCTCCAAAGCCTAAAAAACCGATAGCTCCTGTATATGGCCCCCGTCGAACAGGCTCTAACTCCTCAATTATCTCCATTGTCCTGACCTTCGGTGCTCCAGTAATCGTACCACCGGGAAAGACCCCCCTTAAAATATCAAAGCGATCCTTATTTTCATGTAACGCCCCGCGTACATTAGAGACTATATGAATTACATGAGAATATTCCTCAATAACCATCAACTCATCGACTTCTACTGTTCCATAGTCAGCCACCCGTCCTAAGTCATTCCGTTCCAGATCGACTAACATAATATGCTCGGCCCGCTCTTTGGGATGATTAATCAACTCATCGGCCAGAGCCTCTGTTTCGTCTTCGGTTTCACCGCGAGGTCTAGTTCCAGCAATCGGCCGTGTCTCTACAACTCCATCCAAAGACCGTACTAAAAGCTCCGGCGAAGAACTGACAATCTCTAATTCGCCAAAGTTGAGATAGGCCATATAAGGCGATGGATTCAGCTTACGCAGTACTTTATAGATTGTAAAGGAGTCTTCAGTTACTGGAGCATCAACCCGCACCGAAAGATTAACCTGGAAGATATCCCCAGCTTTGATATACTCCTTGGCCTGCCGCACAGCAGCAGCAAATTCGTCCCTGCTGAAACTGGCATTATAATCCAAATCTTCTTCATTAAAAGCAAGATCAGTATCAGAAAAGTCTTTGATCTCATCCTGATAATCATTACCTGTTATTGCTGTAATAATTCCATCAATCTCTTCCTGGGCCTGAGCATATAAGTTATCTACCTCCCCCTGCTCCAACCTTAGATTAGAAATGATAATTAGTTCTTCAGCCACATGGTCAAATACAATCACTCTATCAGTAAAAGCAAAAAAGATCTCCGGTAATTCTAAATCATCTTCGGCATCTGTAGGCAGCTCTTCAAAGAATCTACCAACATCATAACTAAAATAGCCTATTGCTCCACCGTAGAATTTAGGCAGCTTATCAACTTCAACCGGCTGATACTGATCCATAATCTGCTTCAATTCTATCAAAGGATGTCCAGTCTTTTCTATTATCTCCTCTTCTTTGGTTATTGTAATCTTATCTCCTTTACTCCTAAAAACCATAAAAGGTTTATAACCTAGAAAAGAATAGCGGGCAATATTCTCTGGCCCCTTCCCGCTCTCTAATAAAAAGAAGTCATCACTGCTACCGTCTAACTTTTCAATTACTGAAATCGGGGTCTCATCATTTAGCGGAATCTTGCGGTATACCGGAATTAGATTTCCTTCTTCAGCTAGTACTTCTAACTCTTCTTTAGTGGGAAAGTACAATAGTTTATCACCCTTCCAGATTATGTTAATAATATTTCTTATTATTATACACTAACTTAAATTTTTTGCAAAAAATTTAAATATAAAAACAGCGGAACATCTCTGCCCCACTGTATATACCAGTTATCTACATTTAATGTTTAAAGTGTCTCCGGCCAGTAAAGACCATAGCAATACCATGCTCATTAGCAGCTGCAATTACTTCTTCATCCCTGATTGACCCGCCGGGCTGAATAATGGCTGTAATACCCATTTCAGCCGCCTGCTCAACGGCATCAGCAAAAGGAAAGAAAGCATCGGAAGCTACTACTGCTCCTTCTTTTCGCTCCTCAGCTTTACGGCCGGCAATCATCATAGCATCTACCCGGCTCATCTGTCCAGCACCCACACCGACAATCTGTTCCTCTCTACCTATTACAATAGCATTGGACTTCACATGCTTGACAACCTTCCAGCTAAATAACATATCTTTTAGCTCCTGGTCAGTCGGTTCACGATCAGTAACAACCTCAAGCTCAGACTCATCTAATTGGGCTAAATCGCGATCCTGGACTAAAAGACCACCAACTACCTTCTTTATATCCTTTTCATCAGTATCTTCATCGATAAACAGCTCTCCTGTCTCCAATAAACGTACATTTTCCCAACGCTGCTGTAAGATTTCTAGGGCCTCTTCACTGAAACCAGGAGCAATTACTACTTCCACAAATTTTTCAGGATCTGCTATCTCCTCAGCTGTCTCTTGATCAACTTCGCGATTTAAAGCTACAATACTACCGTAAGCCGAAACAGGATCTCCAGCATAAGCCTGCTGATAAGCCTCAGCTAAAGTATCAGCTACAGCCATGCCGCAAGGATTGGCATGCTTAATTACTGCTGCCGCCGGCTGAGCAGTAAACTCCTTGACTAATTCTAAAGCTCCATCGGTATCATTGATATTATTGAAGGATAAGGCTTTACCATGTAATTGTTTAGCCGTCGTGACAGATGGTTCCGTAGTCTCCGCCTGCCGATAGAAGGCTGCCTGCTGATGAGGATTCTCACCATAGCGTAGATCACTTACCTTCTCATATCGATCCCGAATTACTTCCTTGGCTTCATCATCTTCTTTAACAAAGTCAAAGAGATAATCCTGAATTAAGTGATCATACTCTGCTGTATGTTTAAAGGCTTTATAGGCTAACTCTAACTTTTTGTCAGATGATAGCTCTACTTCATTCTCCTCTAACTCTGCTAAGATCCCATCATAA from the Acetohalobium arabaticum DSM 5501 genome contains:
- the purH gene encoding bifunctional phosphoribosylaminoimidazolecarboxamide formyltransferase/IMP cyclohydrolase; the protein is MGEVRYALISVSDKRGVVEFAQGLHELGVNIISTGGTGAKLKEAGIPVVDIPQVTDYPEMMDGRVKTLHPAVHGGILAVRDNEEHMTELKELGIKPIDLIVVNLYPFAETIAQDVTFKEAVENIDIGGPTMIRSAAKNCNDVGVVVDPADYDGILAELEENEVELSSDKKLELAYKAFKHTAEYDHLIQDYLFDFVKEDDEAKEVIRDRYEKVSDLRYGENPHQQAAFYRQAETTEPSVTTAKQLHGKALSFNNINDTDGALELVKEFTAQPAAAVIKHANPCGMAVADTLAEAYQQAYAGDPVSAYGSIVALNREVDQETAEEIADPEKFVEVVIAPGFSEEALEILQQRWENVRLLETGELFIDEDTDEKDIKKVVGGLLVQDRDLAQLDESELEVVTDREPTDQELKDMLFSWKVVKHVKSNAIVIGREEQIVGVGAGQMSRVDAMMIAGRKAEERKEGAVVASDAFFPFADAVEQAAEMGITAIIQPGGSIRDEEVIAAANEHGIAMVFTGRRHFKH
- the lgt gene encoding prolipoprotein diacylglyceryl transferase, whose protein sequence is MLKPNYIDPVAFEIGPLTIHWYGIIMALAILLGLTIALKEAKRRNFNPDLLLDLIIFAIPVSIISARAYYVIFEWNYYSQHFSEIIAVWKGGLAIHGALIGATLTAIVFTKIRKVDFWKMADITAPSLILGQAIGRWGNFINQEAYGYKTDLPWAMYIDGAYRHPTFLYESIWDLLIFGFLLWLRKKEWINNGDIFLSYIIGYSIGRFFIEALRTDSLMLGPIRVAQAISLLLIITAGSLIYQHRQNNQKRAD
- a CDS encoding zinc ribbon domain-containing protein, which gives rise to MSGLKKQQNKEKFYKLYINTICGKKGNRKSQGEFVCPNGHKLNADYNASVNIAQRAI
- the nuoF gene encoding NADH-quinone oxidoreductase subunit NuoF, which encodes MSESIYRSHILVCGGTGCVSSGCEEVQEALKEELDKQGLTNEIKIVETGCHGFCEKGPILIVYPEGVFYCEVQPEDLEELVEEHILKGRILERLLYKEPMTKENIPSYQDIDFYEKQQRVVLSNCGKINPESIEEYIAQDGYQAVGEVLTTMEPQEVIDEIKKSGLRGRGGGGFPTGVKWQFAYDAEGDKKYIICNADEGDPGAFMDRSLLEGDPHKLLEGMIIAGYAIGADEGYIYVRAEYPLAIERLEKAIDQANEHGLLGENLFGTDFSFDLQIKAGAGAFVCGEETALMASIEGERGMPRPRPPFPAQKGLWGKPTNINNVETYGNVPEIINNGAEAFSEIGTEDSKGTKVFALTGKINNTGLAEVPMGITMREIIDDIGGGIDEGKDFKAVQIGGPSGGCLPEEKLDLPIDYDSLLDAGAMMGSGGLVVMDEDTCMVDVARFFLNFTVSESCGKCTPCREGTKRMLEILEKITDGEGTLADIDKLESLAETIKTASLCGLGQTAPNPVLSTLRYFRDEYEAHVEEQTCPAGACEALLDYKITDDCEGCTKCVDECPADAISGEAKEQHTIDVDECIKCGACVDVCPFDAIVKE
- a CDS encoding anthranilate synthase component II — encoded protein: MILMIDNYDSFTYNLVQYCGQLGVDIEVHRNDKITIEEIEELDPDKIIISPGPCTPLEAGISNDVIRHFKDRLPILGICLGHQCIGHVFGGNIIRAENLMHGKTSEIYHNEDGVFAKIESPFTATRYHSLIIERETIPDCFEITAHTEAGEIMGIRHKEYDIVGLQFHPESILTKAGHDLLANFLEVPKLDSSVIDYAG
- a CDS encoding 2Fe-2S iron-sulfur cluster-binding protein, with the translated sequence MESVTLTINEQQVTVPADYSILEAAESMDIDIPALCYDSSLEVVGSCRLCVVEIEGSDDLKASCATTVAEGMVVQTESEKVVSTRKEILQLLLDNHVNDCLVCEQAGECLLQDYAYRYDVKFREHDGETRERIVDTSSPYILRDEAKCILCGKCVRVCEQVSERQVLTFADRGFETKIAADADMTLEESGCVSCNRCVSVCPTGALIDKRNMEKPRSWEVEKEAITCNVCEHGCEFNLLKKDGKNIGVEAKAPGEGRPLCLKGRLWTEFENVEEVEEPYLKKDGKFVAVEWKEALELEEVMDKLENSAN
- the ilvE gene encoding branched-chain-amino-acid transaminase, which translates into the protein MQVNINGEISPVEEARISPLDRGYLYGDGIFETMRSYGDKIFKLDEHLDRLYDSAQAILLEIPYSKEELISEIKRTLGANELVGEDAYIRISFSRGEARIGIDPTVDIEPTLMIITKPLTPPSPELYEEGWKVITVPTRRNQVATVSPRIKSCNFLNNILAKAEAKLAGADDGIMLNQQGFITEGTVSNLFIVKDKILKTPPLSAGILAGITRKTVMETADRLGITVKEEDLTRHNFYTADEAFATVTSVEIIPIVKMDGRLIGTGRPGAVTERLFNNFPRLE
- the nuoE gene encoding NADH-quinone oxidoreductase subunit NuoE, which encodes MACQCKNSEKSREEYLAPLRDILAGYKMKKKNLIPILQAIQEEYGYLPQQVLKELSENLGVSLSKIYGVTTFYSQFHLNPRGENVIRVCMGTACHVRGGEKILEKIQEELGIDDGETTEDLKFTLESVACIGACGLAPVIMINDDTHGRLTPDQVPEILAEYE
- a CDS encoding redox-sensing transcriptional repressor Rex, whose translation is MKKTITPTTTIERLPIYYRCLQRLNKMNVDIISSQELGDKIGIPSTQVRKDLSYYGEFGRRGVGYEVPVLLKHLRKILGLDQVWEVALVGAGNLGHALVNYGGFRKLGLKIDYVFDADPNKIGKKFAGLKIHDVSKLQEVVKENGIKVGIIVVPAEHAQSIADDLIDAGVEALWNFAPTHLKVPQEIELKDEDLSIGLISLAYHLSQD
- a CDS encoding (2Fe-2S) ferredoxin domain-containing protein codes for the protein MKSLDELNELKEKVQQDLKTRKADGKPKVIVGMGTCGIAAGAREIMQVLLEEIDKRKLDVVVTQTGCIGMCEKEPLVDVQLSGKNRITYGEVTKEAARRIISEHVVNGNIVEELVVAKLED
- the trpE gene encoding anthranilate synthase component I, which encodes MYFPTKEELEVLAEEGNLIPVYRKIPLNDETPISVIEKLDGSSDDFFLLESGKGPENIARYSFLGYKPFMVFRSKGDKITITKEEEIIEKTGHPLIELKQIMDQYQPVEVDKLPKFYGGAIGYFSYDVGRFFEELPTDAEDDLELPEIFFAFTDRVIVFDHVAEELIIISNLRLEQGEVDNLYAQAQEEIDGIITAITGNDYQDEIKDFSDTDLAFNEEDLDYNASFSRDEFAAAVRQAKEYIKAGDIFQVNLSVRVDAPVTEDSFTIYKVLRKLNPSPYMAYLNFGELEIVSSSPELLVRSLDGVVETRPIAGTRPRGETEDETEALADELINHPKERAEHIMLVDLERNDLGRVADYGTVEVDELMVIEEYSHVIHIVSNVRGALHENKDRFDILRGVFPGGTITGAPKVRTMEIIEELEPVRRGPYTGAIGFLGFGEEMELNIVIRTMVIKDGRAYIQAGAGIVDDSIPEKEYEESLKKAEALLKTITLVEEGDIQ